A genome region from Cucumis sativus cultivar 9930 chromosome 4, Cucumber_9930_V3, whole genome shotgun sequence includes the following:
- the LOC101213462 gene encoding cellulose synthase-like protein G2 has product MEDTRARAAAKALQLNSKHIPSRATTFNRLFAPIYAVGLLALFYYHISSLLNSTSLGSFFISISLFISDAILAFMWATAQSFRMNPLRRREFPANLKELLKNDSDFPALDVFICTADPYKEPPMNVVNTALSVMAFDYPTSKISVYVSDDGGSAMTLFAFMEAARFAATWLPFCTKNDVVERNPDAFFTSNHDWFSEREEIKIMYEKMKMRVETICEEGKIGDEYLNGEEECMAFNQWTKSFTSQNHPTVIKVLLESSKNKDTCGEALPNLIYVSRQKSVTSHHHFKTGALNALLRVSATMTNAPVILTLDCDTYSNDPQTPTRALCYFLDPKLGNDLGYVQFPQRFYGVSKNDIYCGELKHLYIINSSGMDGLLGPNYVGTGCFFVRRAFFGGPSSLELPELSQLNPNHVVERHIKSQEVLDLAHLVASCDYENNTKWGFKLGFRYGSLVEDYFTGYCLQCEGWKSLLCNPKRAAFYGDVPITLLSVVNQMKRWSVGLLEVTFSKYNPITYGVRSIGLLMGLSYAHYAFWPFCSIPVILYAFLPQLALISATQIFPKVWDVWFVVYILLFLGAYGQDLVEFILFEGTFQRWWNDQRMWMIRSGSSLLFGCVEFTWKSLGINSNFGFNVTGKAMDEEQSKRYKQELFEFGLFSPMFVPITTAAIVNLASFVCGLIEIWKSGGAWEHLFAQMLVAGFGVVNCWPVYEAMALRNDGGKLPPKLTFFCFSLALLLCSFAAFFR; this is encoded by the exons ATGGAGGATACTAGAGCACGCGCCGCCGCCAAGGCCTTGCAACTAAACTCCAAACACATACCTTCACGCGCCACCACCTTTAACCGCCTCTTTGCACCCATTTACGCCGTCGGTCTTTTGGCTTTATTTTACTACCACATTTCTTCACTTCTAAATTCCACTTCTTTGGGTTCCTTCTTCATCTCTATTTCTCTGTTCATCTCCGACGCCATTTTGGCTTTCATGTGGGCCACTGCACAATCCTTTCGGATGAATCCACTCCGCCGCCGTGAGTTTCCGGCCAACTTGAAAGAGTTACTGAAAAATGACTCAGATTTTCCGGCGTTGGATGTGTTTATTTGCACGGCGGATCCGTACAAGGAGCCGCCGATGAACGTCGTCAACACGGCCTTGTCGGTCATGGCATTCGATTATCCGACAAGTAAGATCTCCGTCTATGTTTCCGATGACGGTGGGTCAGCCATGACGCTATTTGCTTTCATGGAGGCGGCCAGATTTGCTGCCACGTGGCTACCGTTTTGTACGAAAAACGACGTCGTAGAAAGAAATCCTGATGCCTTCTTTACTTCTAATCACGATTGGTTCTCTGAGAGAGAAGAGATTAAG ATAATGtatgagaaaatgaaaatgagagtAGAAACTATATGCGAAGAAGGGAAGATTGGAGATGAATATTtgaatggagaagaagagtGTATGGCTTTTAATCAATGGACCAAATCCTTTACTTCTCAAAATCATCCCACCGTTATTAAG GTTCTATTGGAGAGTAGTAAAAACAAAGATACATGTGGAGAGGCATTGCCAAATCTCATCTATGTTTCAAGGCAAAAAAGTGTAACTTCTCATCACCATTTCAAGACCGGTGCTCTTAATGCTCTG CTTCGAGTATCAGCTACAATGACCAATGCACCGGTTATTCTCACTTTAGATTGTGACACGTATTCCAACGATCCCCAAACACCAACTCGTGCCTTGTGCTATTTCTTGGATCCGAAACTTGGGAACGACTTAGGTTATGTTCAATTCCCTCAACGGTTTTATGGAGTTAGCAAAAATGATATCTATTGTGGAGAGTTAAAGCacttatatataataaattcatcTGGCATGGATGGATTATTAGGGCCGAATTACGTTGGTACAGGGTGTTTCTTTGTTCGACGGGCATTCTTTGGAGGTCCATCATCACTTGAGTTGCCCGAACTCTCTCAACTTAATCCAAATCATGTTGTTGAAAGGCACATTAAATCTCAAGAGGTCTTGGACTTGGCCCATTTAGTTGCAAGTTGTGATTATGAGAATAATACTAAATGGGGTTTTAAG TTGGGGTTTAGATATGGGTCTTTGGTGGAGGACTATTTTACAGGGTACTGTTTACAATGTGAGGGATGGAAGAGTTTATTGTGCAATCCAAAAAGGGCAGCCTTTTATGGTGATGTGCCGATAACCCTACTTAGCGTGGTGAATCAAATGAAGAGATGGAGTGTTGGCCTTTTGGAAGTCACTTTCTCAAAATACAACCCGATCACATACGGTGTAAGGTCCATTGGCCTTTTAATGGGTCTTTCTTATGCCCATTATGCATTTTGGCCATTTTGTTCTATTCCGGTTATCCTTTACGCATTCCTCCCTCAGCTCGCTCTCATCAGTGCCACTCAAATCTTCCCCaag gttTGGGATGTATGGTTTGTAGTATACATATTGTTGTTTCTTGGAGCTTATGGACAAGACCTTGTAGAGTTCATCCTTTTCGAAGGAACATTCCAAAGATGGTGGAATGATCAAAGAATGTGGATGATAAGATCTGGGTCTAGTTTATTATTTGGATGCGTAGAGTTCACGTGGAAGTCTCTTGGGATTAATTCCAATTTTGGTTTCAACGTCACGGGCAAAGCAATGGATGAAGAACAAAGCAAGAGGTACAAGCAGGAGTTGTTCGAGTTTGGACTTTTCTCACCCATGTTCGTTCCCATTACCACTGCAGCCATCGTCAACTTGGCTAGTTTCGTCTGTGGGCTGATTGAAATTTGGAAATCGGGCGGGGCGTGGGAACATTTGTTTGCTCAGATGTTGGTGGCTGGATTTGGTGTGGTGAATTGTTGGCCAGTTTATGAAGCCATGGCTTTGAGGAATGATGGAGGGAAGTTGCCACCCAAACTCACATTCTTCTGTTTTTCTCTTGCTTTACTTCTTTGCTCTTTTGCTGCTTTCTTTCGCTAG
- the LOC101213697 gene encoding cellulose synthase-like protein G3 isoform X1 codes for MAGSTTTPPPPPPPSPLHSTYSSPFITAFNRLFAAVYSAAIFALFYHHILSILRSSSISSSLISLALLLSDFILAFLWVAGQSFRMIPVRRREFPQKLKRVAEDSDFPAVDVFICTTDPEKEPPMSVVNSVLSVMAYDYPVGKISVYISDDGGSALTLFALTAAAKFAKHWLPFCNENEVVERNPEAFFASTNDEFWNFDTEKIKEMYEEMKMKVEDVVEKGEVGDEFMDGEEDRFTFSKWTKSFTPQSHPTIIKVLLESKNDRDMMGHSLPNLIYISREKSKAFHHHFKGGALNALLRVSATMTNAPIVLNLDCDMYSNDPQTLYRALCYALDPKLKSTLSYIQFPQCFKGVSKSDIYASEMNRTFKINPSGMDGLLGPDYFGTGTFFTRRAFFGGPSSLESFGPFELSPDYVVRKPIGCQQTLDLAHEVAACDYENNTKWGSKVGIRYGSLVEDFYTGYCMHCEGWRSILCNPNRAAFYGDVPISLLDALNQIKRWAVGLLEVTFSKSCPITYGMKSMGLLMGLCYAYYSFWPLWSIPILVYAFLPQSALIYGVSIFPKGDQLVFLYTFLFFGAYGQDLVELLMSGSTFRKWWNEQRMWMIRGVSCHFYGLIEFILKSLGISSYGFEVTSKVMEEERTKRYNEEKFEFGVWTPMFIPLAMAAILNFGCLVIGFMRIFKDGWNDLDKISMFGQMFIAGFVTLNCWPIYEAMVFRNDGGKMPLSITFISIVLLLGFLSIPFLISTYLPYLLLF; via the exons ATGGCCGGCTCCACCACcacaccaccaccaccacctccaCCCTCCCCACTTCACTCCACTTACTCTTCTCCTTTCATCACCGCTTTCAACCGCCTCTTTGCGGCTGTCTACAGCGCCGCGATTTTCGCCCTCTTCTATCACCACATCCTTTCCATTCTTCGAAGTTCCTCCATTTCATCTTCCTTAATCTCACTTGCCCTGCTCCTATCCGATTTCATCTTGGCCTTTCTGTGGGTTGCGGGCCAATCTTTTCGGATGATTCCGGTCCGCCGCCGAGAGTTTCCTCAGAAACTGAAACGGGTAGCAGAGGATTCCGATTTCCCGGCGGTTGATGTGTTTATTTGCACCACGGATCCTGAAAAGGAGCCACCTATGAGCGTGGTGAACTCGGTATTATCCGTGATGGCTTACGACTATCCAGTTGGGAAGATCTCCGTCTATATCTCCGACGACGGTGGCTCTGCTTTGACTCTGTTTGCTTTGACGGCGGCGGCGAAGTTCGCTAAACATTGGCTGCCGTTTTGCAACGAAAACGAGGTGGTAGAGAGGAACCCCGAGGCGTTTTTTGCATCAACCAACGATGAGTTTTGGAACTTTGATACAGAGAAGATTAAG GAAATgtatgaagaaatgaaaatgaaggtgGAAGATGTTGTTGAGAAAGGAGAGGTAGGAGATGAGTTCATGGATGGAGAAGAAGATAGGTTCACTTTTAGCAAATGGACCAAATCCTTTACTCCTCAATCTCATCCTACCATCATTAAG GTATTGTTGGAGAGCAAAAATGATAGAGACATGATGGGTCATTCACTACCAAATCTTATCTATATCTCAAGGGAAAAAAGTAAAGCATTTCATCATCATTTCAAGGGTGGTGCCCTCAATGCTTTG cttCGAGTATCAGCGACAATGACCAATGCACCAATAGTTCTCAATCTCGATTGTGACATGTACTCAAATGATCCACAAACCCTATATCGAGCTCTATGTTATGCATTGGATCCAAAACTCAAAAGTACTTTGAGTTACATTCAATTTCCCCAATGCTTCAAAGGAGTCAGCAAAAGTGACATCTATGCTTCTGAGATGAATCGAACATTCAAAATAAACCCCAGTGGTATGGATGGGCTTTTGGGCCCAGATTACTTTGGAACAGGGACCTTTTTTACTCGACGGGCCTTCTTTGGAGGCCCATCATCTTTAGAATCTTTTGGACCTTTTGAACTTAGTCCAGATTATGTTGTACGGAAGCCCATTGGTTGTCAACAAACTTTGGATTTAGCTCATGAGGTTGCAGCTTGTGATTATGAGAACAACACTAAATGGGGCTCCAAGGTGGGCATTCGATACGGATCATTGGTGGAGGACTTCTATACAGGCTATTGCATGCACTGTGAAGGATGGAGGAGCATATTATGCAATCCAAATAGGGCAGCTTTCTACGGCGATGTGCCCATTAGCCTTCTCGATGCTTTGAATCAAATTAAGAGATGGGCGGTGGGATTGCTCGAGGTCACTTTCTCCAAGTCCTGCCCAATCACGTATGGGATGAAATCCATGGGCCTTCTTATGGGTCTTTGTTATGCCTACTATTCATTTTGGCCCCTTTGGTCCATTCCAATCCTTGTCTATGCCTTTCTTCCACAGTCGGCTCTCATCTATGGCGTCTCAATTTTCCCAAAGGGTGATCAATTGGTGTTCCTgtacacttttcttttctttggagCCTATGGGCAAGATTTAGTTGAGCTTTTGATGTCGGGAAGCACGTTTAGAAAGTGGTGGAATGAGCAGAGAATGTGGATGATAAGAGGAGTGTCGTGTCATTTTTATGGACTCATTGAGTTCATACTAAAATCTTTGGGGATTTCGTCGTATGGGTTCGAAGTAACGAGCAAAGTAATGGAAGAAGAACGAACCAAAAGATACAATGAGGAGAAGTTTGAGTTTGGGGTTTGGACACCAATGTTTATACCATTGGCAATGGCAGCAATACTTAATTTTGGATGTCTAGTGATTGGATTTATGAGAATTTTCAAAGATGGTTGGAATGATTTGGATAAGATATCGATGTTTGGACAAATGTTCATCGCTGGATTTGTGACGCTCAATTGTTGGCCAATTTATGAAGCTATGGTATTTAGGAATGATGGAGGAAAAATGCCTCTCAGCATTACCTTTATATCAATAGTTTTACTTCTAGGATTTCTTTCCATACCTTTTCTCATTTCTACTTATTTACCTTaccttttgctattttaa
- the LOC101213219 gene encoding cellulose synthase-like protein G3 — MCGLRTSHHSPQHREKHNQITMEDIRARAAAEDFQLNSQHIPSRLTTFNRLFALIYACGLFALFYYHLTSLINSTSLGSFFISVSLFISDAVLAFMWVSTQSFRMNPLRRREFPANLKELLKNDSDFPAIDVFICTADPYKEPPMNVVNTALSVMAYHYPTSKTSVYVSDDGGSAMTLFAFMEAARFAATWLPFCRENDVVDRNPNAFFTSTSNQDWNSETEEIKIMYEKMKRRVENICEKGKVEDELLNGEEERMTFNQWTKSFTPQNHPTVIKVVLDSSKNKDISGDLLPNLIYVSRQKSVNSHHNFKTGALNTLLRVSATMTNAPIILTLDCDTYSNDPQTPARALCYFLDPKLEKNLGYIQFPQRFRGVSKHDIYGGELKHLFLINPLGMDGLLGPNYVGAGCFFVRRVFFGGPYSYEAPELSQLSPSHVVERPIQSQEVLDLAYLVASCDYENNTKWGLKLGFKYGSLVEDYFTGYRLQLEGWRSVFCNPKRAAFHGDVPITLLSVMNQTKRWGIGLLEVNFSKYNPITYGVRFIGLLMGLSYANYASWPFWSIPVIVYSFLPQLALISATQIFPKVGDAWFVIYILLFLGAYGQNLVDFILAGETFRRWWNDQRMWSIRAGCSLLFGFIEFTLKSLGINSNLGFNVTSKAMDEEQTKRYKQELFEFGVFSPMFVPLTTAAIVNLASFAGGVIRILKSGGAWEHLFLQMLVAGFGVVNCWPVYEAMALRNDGGKLPPELTFFSVSLALLLCSFATFF, encoded by the exons ATGTGTGGACTTCGAACTTCACATCATTCTCCACAGCACAGGGAGAAacacaaccaaataacaatggAGGATATTAGAGCTCGCGCCGCCGCCGAGGACTTCCAACTTAACTCCCAACACATACCTTCACGCCTCACCACCTTTAACCGCCTCTTCGCACTCATTTATGCCTGCGGTCTTTTCGCTTTATTTTACTACCACCTTACTTCACTTATAAATTCCACTTCTTTGGGTTCCTTCTTCATCTCTGTTTCTCTGTTCATCTCCGACGCCGTTTTGGCCTTCATGTGGGTCTCTACTCAATCCTTCCGGATGAATCCACTCCGCCGCCGTGAGTTTCCAGCCAACTTGAAAGAGTTACTGAAAAATGACTCTGATTTTCCAGCGATAGATGTGTTTATTTGCACGGCGGATCCATACAAAGAGCCTCCAATGAACGTCGTGAACACGGCCTTGTCGGTCATGGCGTACCATTACCCAACAAGTAAGACATCCGTCTATGTTTCAGATGACGGTGGGTCAGCCATGACGCTGTTTGCTTTTATGGAGGCGGCCAGGTTTGCTGCCACATGGTTGCCGTTTTGTAGGGAAAACGACGTTGTAGATAGAAATCCTAATGCCTTCTTTACTTCTACTTCTAACCAAGATTGGAACTCCGAGACTGAAGAGATTAAG atAATGTacgaaaaaatgaaaaggagaGTAGAAAACATTTGTGAGAAAGGAAAGGTTGAAGATGAATTGTtgaatggagaagaagagcGTATGACTTTCAATCAATGGACCAAATCTTTTACTCCTCAAAATCATCCTACTGTTATTAAG GTAGTATTGGACAGCAGTAAGAACAAAGACATTAGTGGAGACCTATTGCCAAATCTCATCTATGTTTCAAGGCAAAAAAGTGTAAATTCTCATCACAATTTCAAGACCGGTGCTCTTAATACTTTG CTTCGGGTATCGGCTACCATGACCAATGCACCAATTATTCTCACTTTGGATTGTGATACATATTCCAATGACCCTCAAACACCAGCTCGTGCCTTGTGCTATTTCTTGGATCCAAAACTTGAGAAAAACTTAGGATATATTCAGTTCCCTCAACGGTTCCGTGGAGTTAGCAAACATGATATATACGGTGGAGAATTAAAGCACTTATTCCTAATCAATCCACTTGGTATGGATGGATTGTTAGGCCCAAATTATGTTGGTGCTGGGTGTTTCTTTGTTCGACGGGTATTCTTTGGAGGTCCATACTCATATGAGGCACCTGAACTCTCCCAACTTAGTCCAAGTCATGTTGTTGAAAGGCCCATTCAATCTCAAGAGGTCTTGGACTTGGCCTATTTAGTTGCAAGTTGTGATTATGAGAATAATACAAAATGGGGTTTGAAG TTGGGGTTTAAATATGGGTCTTTAGTGGAGGATTATTTTACAGGGTATCGTTTGCAATTGGAGGGGTGGAGGAGTGTATTTTGCAATCCGAAAAGAGCAGCTTTTCATGGTGATGTGCCCATAACCCTTCTTAGTGTGATGAATCAAACCAAAAGATGGGGTATTGGGCTTTTAGAAGTCAATTTCTCAAAGTACAACCCGATCACTTATGGTGTAAGGTTCATTGGCCTTCTCATGGGGCTTTCTTATGCCAATTATGCATCTTGGCCCTTTTGGTCCATTCCTGTCATTGTTTACTCCTTCCTACCTCAGTTGGCTCTCATTAGTGCCACTCAGATCTTCCCCAAG gTTGGTGATGCATGGTTTGTAATATACATACTGTTGTTTCTTGGAGCTTATGGTCAAAATCTTGTAGATTTCATTCTTGCGGGAGAAACATTCCGAAGATGGTGGAATGATCAAAGAATGTGGAGCATAAGAGCTGGGTGTAGTTTGTTGTTTGGATTCATAGAGTTCACATTGAAGTCTCTTGGGATAAATTCCAACTTAGGTTTCAACGTCACCAGTAAAGCAATGGATGAAGAACAAACCAAGAGGTACAAGCAAGAGTTGTTCGAGTTTGGAGTTTTCTCGCCAATGTTCGTTCCCCTTACCACTGCAGCCATTGTCAACTTGGCCAGTTTCGCCGGTGGAGTGATCAGAATTTTGAAATCGGGCGGGGCGTGGGAACATTTGTTTCTTCAGATGTTGGTGGCTGGATTTGGAGTGGTGAATTGTTGGCCAGTTTATGAAGCCATGGCTTTGAGAAATGATGGAGGGAAGTTGCCACCCGAACTCACTTTCTTCTCTGTCTCTCTTGCTTTACTTCTTTGCTCTTTTGCTACTTTTTTTTAG
- the LOC101213697 gene encoding cellulose synthase-like protein G3 isoform X2, whose protein sequence is MAGSTTTPPPPPPPSPLHSTYSSPFITAFNRLFAAVYSAAIFALFYHHILSILRSSSISSSLISLALLLSDFILAFLWVAGQSFRMIPVRRREFPQKLKRVAEDSDFPAVDVFICTTDPEKEPPMSVVNSVLSVMAYDYPVGKISVYISDDGGSALTLFALTAAAKFAKHWLPFCNENEVVERNPEAFFASTNDEFWNFDTEKIKVLLESKNDRDMMGHSLPNLIYISREKSKAFHHHFKGGALNALLRVSATMTNAPIVLNLDCDMYSNDPQTLYRALCYALDPKLKSTLSYIQFPQCFKGVSKSDIYASEMNRTFKINPSGMDGLLGPDYFGTGTFFTRRAFFGGPSSLESFGPFELSPDYVVRKPIGCQQTLDLAHEVAACDYENNTKWGSKVGIRYGSLVEDFYTGYCMHCEGWRSILCNPNRAAFYGDVPISLLDALNQIKRWAVGLLEVTFSKSCPITYGMKSMGLLMGLCYAYYSFWPLWSIPILVYAFLPQSALIYGVSIFPKGDQLVFLYTFLFFGAYGQDLVELLMSGSTFRKWWNEQRMWMIRGVSCHFYGLIEFILKSLGISSYGFEVTSKVMEEERTKRYNEEKFEFGVWTPMFIPLAMAAILNFGCLVIGFMRIFKDGWNDLDKISMFGQMFIAGFVTLNCWPIYEAMVFRNDGGKMPLSITFISIVLLLGFLSIPFLISTYLPYLLLF, encoded by the exons ATGGCCGGCTCCACCACcacaccaccaccaccacctccaCCCTCCCCACTTCACTCCACTTACTCTTCTCCTTTCATCACCGCTTTCAACCGCCTCTTTGCGGCTGTCTACAGCGCCGCGATTTTCGCCCTCTTCTATCACCACATCCTTTCCATTCTTCGAAGTTCCTCCATTTCATCTTCCTTAATCTCACTTGCCCTGCTCCTATCCGATTTCATCTTGGCCTTTCTGTGGGTTGCGGGCCAATCTTTTCGGATGATTCCGGTCCGCCGCCGAGAGTTTCCTCAGAAACTGAAACGGGTAGCAGAGGATTCCGATTTCCCGGCGGTTGATGTGTTTATTTGCACCACGGATCCTGAAAAGGAGCCACCTATGAGCGTGGTGAACTCGGTATTATCCGTGATGGCTTACGACTATCCAGTTGGGAAGATCTCCGTCTATATCTCCGACGACGGTGGCTCTGCTTTGACTCTGTTTGCTTTGACGGCGGCGGCGAAGTTCGCTAAACATTGGCTGCCGTTTTGCAACGAAAACGAGGTGGTAGAGAGGAACCCCGAGGCGTTTTTTGCATCAACCAACGATGAGTTTTGGAACTTTGATACAGAGAAGATTAAG GTATTGTTGGAGAGCAAAAATGATAGAGACATGATGGGTCATTCACTACCAAATCTTATCTATATCTCAAGGGAAAAAAGTAAAGCATTTCATCATCATTTCAAGGGTGGTGCCCTCAATGCTTTG cttCGAGTATCAGCGACAATGACCAATGCACCAATAGTTCTCAATCTCGATTGTGACATGTACTCAAATGATCCACAAACCCTATATCGAGCTCTATGTTATGCATTGGATCCAAAACTCAAAAGTACTTTGAGTTACATTCAATTTCCCCAATGCTTCAAAGGAGTCAGCAAAAGTGACATCTATGCTTCTGAGATGAATCGAACATTCAAAATAAACCCCAGTGGTATGGATGGGCTTTTGGGCCCAGATTACTTTGGAACAGGGACCTTTTTTACTCGACGGGCCTTCTTTGGAGGCCCATCATCTTTAGAATCTTTTGGACCTTTTGAACTTAGTCCAGATTATGTTGTACGGAAGCCCATTGGTTGTCAACAAACTTTGGATTTAGCTCATGAGGTTGCAGCTTGTGATTATGAGAACAACACTAAATGGGGCTCCAAGGTGGGCATTCGATACGGATCATTGGTGGAGGACTTCTATACAGGCTATTGCATGCACTGTGAAGGATGGAGGAGCATATTATGCAATCCAAATAGGGCAGCTTTCTACGGCGATGTGCCCATTAGCCTTCTCGATGCTTTGAATCAAATTAAGAGATGGGCGGTGGGATTGCTCGAGGTCACTTTCTCCAAGTCCTGCCCAATCACGTATGGGATGAAATCCATGGGCCTTCTTATGGGTCTTTGTTATGCCTACTATTCATTTTGGCCCCTTTGGTCCATTCCAATCCTTGTCTATGCCTTTCTTCCACAGTCGGCTCTCATCTATGGCGTCTCAATTTTCCCAAAGGGTGATCAATTGGTGTTCCTgtacacttttcttttctttggagCCTATGGGCAAGATTTAGTTGAGCTTTTGATGTCGGGAAGCACGTTTAGAAAGTGGTGGAATGAGCAGAGAATGTGGATGATAAGAGGAGTGTCGTGTCATTTTTATGGACTCATTGAGTTCATACTAAAATCTTTGGGGATTTCGTCGTATGGGTTCGAAGTAACGAGCAAAGTAATGGAAGAAGAACGAACCAAAAGATACAATGAGGAGAAGTTTGAGTTTGGGGTTTGGACACCAATGTTTATACCATTGGCAATGGCAGCAATACTTAATTTTGGATGTCTAGTGATTGGATTTATGAGAATTTTCAAAGATGGTTGGAATGATTTGGATAAGATATCGATGTTTGGACAAATGTTCATCGCTGGATTTGTGACGCTCAATTGTTGGCCAATTTATGAAGCTATGGTATTTAGGAATGATGGAGGAAAAATGCCTCTCAGCATTACCTTTATATCAATAGTTTTACTTCTAGGATTTCTTTCCATACCTTTTCTCATTTCTACTTATTTACCTTaccttttgctattttaa